The proteins below are encoded in one region of Bremerella sp. P1:
- a CDS encoding sulfatase-like hydrolase/transferase — MEILNTAVRQQLLYFGVILLVAFANHGTLRLAVADQTLSAKVRPNVLLMMADDIGYGDLSCYGSETIETPNLDQLAEDGMRLTSFYAGASVCTPSRMALLSGSYPSRLGWNGGVLGHRIKWSLGMSPQVYTMAEAFQAAGYRTAMTGKWHIGGGKLRPMHQGFDESYYIEASNNQGRDMYRGGQLVQKDFDNRRLTETFTQEAIRIINTESDEPWFLYLPFTAPHFPAEAHPDWEKRTDAPSYVKVVEELDHRIGEILAALEQRGIQENTIVIFISDNGPEGLQKKDASAGPFAGRKWSALEGGTRVPGIISYPGVIKAGQTCDAIVSAIDLFPTLTQACGIELNVPDEAQKIDGENLWNTLVDPSVEQGRSQLLYWHGWGQPRAIRSGNWKLQFGGDQLDGKADVTMDNPLLFDLENDQGETSDVSDSHPRVVDRLRQQAKSTLADIDEHRLKLGSTN; from the coding sequence ATGGAAATATTGAATACTGCAGTACGTCAACAATTGCTCTACTTCGGTGTGATTCTGCTTGTGGCTTTCGCTAACCATGGAACACTTCGCCTCGCCGTTGCAGACCAGACTTTATCAGCCAAGGTGCGTCCCAATGTTTTGTTGATGATGGCCGACGACATCGGCTATGGCGACCTTTCCTGCTATGGCAGCGAGACCATCGAAACCCCCAACCTCGATCAGCTGGCCGAAGACGGCATGCGCCTGACAAGTTTCTATGCTGGCGCTTCCGTTTGCACTCCCTCACGGATGGCCCTCTTGTCAGGTTCTTACCCCAGCCGACTCGGTTGGAATGGAGGTGTCCTGGGGCACCGCATCAAATGGTCGCTGGGTATGTCCCCCCAGGTTTACACCATGGCGGAAGCTTTTCAGGCGGCCGGGTATCGCACGGCGATGACAGGCAAGTGGCACATCGGCGGTGGCAAGCTACGTCCCATGCATCAAGGGTTTGACGAGTCGTACTATATCGAAGCCAGTAACAATCAGGGTCGCGACATGTATCGAGGCGGCCAACTCGTGCAGAAGGATTTCGACAATCGGCGGCTAACCGAAACGTTCACCCAGGAGGCGATTCGAATTATCAACACCGAGTCAGATGAGCCCTGGTTCCTATATCTCCCGTTCACGGCCCCACACTTCCCTGCCGAGGCGCACCCAGATTGGGAAAAGCGCACCGATGCTCCCTCTTACGTGAAAGTGGTGGAAGAACTCGATCACCGCATCGGCGAAATCCTTGCCGCCCTCGAACAGCGCGGAATACAGGAAAACACGATCGTCATATTCATCTCCGACAATGGTCCTGAAGGACTGCAAAAGAAAGATGCCAGCGCTGGGCCCTTTGCTGGTCGCAAATGGTCCGCCTTGGAGGGAGGTACCCGCGTGCCTGGCATCATTAGCTACCCAGGCGTTATCAAGGCAGGGCAAACATGCGATGCCATCGTGTCGGCAATCGACCTCTTTCCGACGCTCACCCAGGCTTGCGGCATTGAGCTGAACGTGCCTGACGAGGCCCAAAAGATCGATGGCGAAAACTTATGGAATACCTTGGTCGATCCCTCAGTCGAGCAGGGACGCAGCCAACTACTCTACTGGCATGGCTGGGGCCAACCGCGGGCCATTCGCAGCGGGAACTGGAAACTGCAATTTGGGGGCGACCAGCTGGATGGCAAGGCCGACGTAACGATGGACAACCCACTGCTGTTTGATCTGGAAAACGATCAGGGCGAAACGAGCGACGTTAGCGATTCCCATCCGCGGGTCGTTGACCGTCTACGGCAGCAAGCAAAGTCCACACTGGCAGATATCGACGAGCATCGACTGAAGCTGGGCTCCACGAATTAA
- a CDS encoding MBL fold metallo-hydrolase gives MKKLLGLLLSFWLTASCLAVPLPQGLSQPLPEMFPDLYQSSDTCNVYILKHGGSALLINVGNGQVFDLLPQIGVGRVEKILLNNHHRETLQGFARVDTDVTKVATSEIEAEILQSPTSFRKWYPKLGDQYSVYGASYARPPQRPIPMAQPLEDNAEFIWHGYHIRCLVTPGHSPGEMTYLVTKGDHTVAVTGGLMHDSSRFTTWFDSEWDYGFAKGIDALATSVDRLLEEEIHVMLPIQGPVIHHATTQLKTYRERIETFRAAYIRGYPVFDKDPDKRDRISKPTEIPHLNQVTPHLYKLNDEFQGRNFYMIVSDSGHGLILDCGLFPKAVLEEVILGLRQHKGLKQVDAFWISHMHGDHFLHGPLLKEKYGAKAWTLDKIVDRCENPRKYDYAALVSAYGDGFDGMPIDKGFTDGEVIDWEGYKIQVDWLPGQTEFGCCLWLDIDGKRIAFTGDNLFGDPRDESQTAHDCVVARNSAILEEGHILGSKYLIDLKPDIVLAAHGYVMPEPQGILQRYHNWAKEMAALYHEMLPEKDYEYLFDPYWVSAYPYRVNLGEGSPQKVTITVRNFRDQPQQHRVKLILPDGIAAEPAILKGTVPAKSRQSYEVTISGTLSDDKADLQIVPLDIELDGKHYGQWFDFLVGREPTE, from the coding sequence ATGAAGAAGCTTCTGGGTCTCCTGCTTTCCTTTTGGTTGACGGCATCCTGCCTGGCCGTTCCTCTACCGCAGGGGTTATCACAGCCGCTACCGGAGATGTTTCCGGACCTCTACCAATCCTCCGATACGTGCAACGTTTACATCCTCAAGCACGGCGGCAGCGCCTTGCTGATCAACGTCGGCAACGGCCAGGTCTTCGATCTTCTCCCGCAGATCGGCGTTGGGCGCGTTGAGAAGATTCTTCTGAACAATCACCACCGCGAAACCCTGCAAGGGTTTGCTCGCGTTGACACCGACGTGACCAAAGTCGCCACTTCTGAGATCGAAGCGGAAATTCTTCAGTCACCCACGAGCTTTCGCAAGTGGTATCCAAAATTAGGTGACCAGTATTCTGTCTACGGTGCCAGTTACGCTCGCCCGCCGCAACGCCCGATACCTATGGCACAACCTCTGGAAGACAACGCCGAGTTCATCTGGCACGGCTACCACATTCGGTGCCTCGTGACACCAGGGCATTCCCCTGGCGAGATGACCTATCTCGTCACGAAAGGAGATCACACGGTCGCGGTAACTGGGGGACTCATGCATGACAGCTCTCGTTTTACCACCTGGTTTGACTCCGAGTGGGATTACGGCTTCGCGAAAGGGATCGACGCCCTGGCAACGTCCGTCGATCGCCTCCTCGAGGAAGAAATCCATGTCATGCTTCCAATCCAGGGCCCGGTCATTCACCATGCGACCACTCAGCTGAAAACGTATCGAGAACGAATCGAAACCTTTCGCGCTGCCTACATTCGTGGTTATCCCGTCTTCGACAAAGACCCGGACAAACGTGACCGCATCTCCAAGCCGACTGAGATTCCTCACCTGAATCAAGTCACGCCCCATCTGTACAAGCTGAATGATGAGTTCCAGGGCCGAAACTTCTACATGATTGTTTCCGATAGCGGGCATGGGCTGATTCTCGACTGCGGGCTATTTCCCAAGGCGGTACTCGAAGAAGTTATCCTTGGCCTCCGGCAGCACAAGGGCCTGAAGCAAGTCGACGCGTTCTGGATTTCCCACATGCACGGCGATCACTTCCTGCATGGTCCGCTGCTTAAGGAAAAGTATGGAGCCAAGGCCTGGACGCTCGATAAGATCGTTGATCGCTGTGAGAACCCACGGAAGTACGACTACGCGGCCTTGGTGTCCGCCTATGGCGACGGCTTCGACGGGATGCCCATCGACAAAGGCTTTACTGACGGCGAAGTGATCGACTGGGAAGGCTACAAGATTCAAGTCGACTGGCTGCCTGGCCAAACCGAATTCGGCTGTTGCCTATGGTTGGATATTGATGGCAAGCGTATCGCGTTTACCGGTGACAACCTTTTTGGCGACCCGCGAGACGAAAGCCAAACCGCACACGACTGCGTTGTGGCGCGGAACAGCGCCATTCTCGAGGAAGGTCACATCCTGGGCAGCAAGTACCTGATCGACTTGAAGCCGGATATCGTCTTGGCCGCCCATGGCTACGTGATGCCTGAACCGCAGGGAATTCTTCAGCGGTACCACAACTGGGCAAAAGAGATGGCTGCCCTCTACCATGAGATGTTGCCGGAAAAGGACTACGAATACCTGTTCGATCCCTACTGGGTATCGGCTTATCCCTACCGAGTGAACCTGGGTGAAGGTAGCCCGCAGAAAGTCACGATCACGGTGCGCAACTTTCGAGATCAACCACAACAGCACCGCGTGAAGCTGATCCTTCCAGATGGAATAGCGGCTGAGCCAGCCATCTTGAAAGGAACGGTCCCTGCAAAAAGCCGGCAGTCGTACGAAGTGACCATCTCGGGCACTCTATCGGACGACAAAGCCGACCTTCAGATCGTCCCCTTGGATATCGAACTGGACGGGAAACACTACGGCCAGTGGTTTGACTTCCTGGTTGGTCGAGAGCCTACCGAGTAG